Within Runella rosea, the genomic segment ACCATGAGCCCAACGGTTGTCACTAATATAGATAATTTCTTTTTCATCGTTCTTAATGTTAAAATGTAACGTTCAAACCAAAAATGAGCGATTTGGCTTTGGGATAACTCAAGTAATCAATACCGTAGGACGAAATTCCGTTGATGGTCCGGTCGGTGTTTACTTCTGGGTCATACCCATCATATTTAGTAATTACGAATAAGTTTTGGGCCGTGGCCGAAACCCGAATCCCCGCAATCCATTTGTTGATTCCCAACGCTTTGGTGTTGAGGTTATACCCCAATGAAAGGTTGTTTAATCGGAAAAATGCCCCGTCTTTGAGGTAGCGCGTTGAAACGGGAGCGGCATTGTTAACCGACTCATTGGCCGCCGCAATTGCCTCAGCAGTGGTGTTGATACCTTTCGATAATCTCAGTTTATAGAAGTTTGCGTTGGCAGTGTTGTCATAGATTTTGTTTCCTGACACACCGTTAAAGTTTGCCACCAAATCAAGGCCTTTGTAGGCAATGCTACCGTTAAAGTTAAATTGTTTTGTGGGTAGGGCACTGCCGGCCGTTACGCGGTCTTTGTCGGTTACGATACCGTCGCCGTCGGCATCCAAATAGGTACTGATTCCTTTGTCGTCAAAACCAGTGAATTGTTTCAGGTAGAACGTGCCGATGGGTTGGTCATTGATGTAGCCGTTGATGGTGGCGGAGGTTAGCCCCGAGCCAGAAGCCGAGCCAGAAGGAATGACTGAATAAGGAGAATTGGTTACGTTATTTTTGATAAACGTTACGTTACCTCCGATGTCAAACCGCAATCCGTTTGTCCCGACGTGGCGGTAGTTTAATTCCAACTCCAACCCTTGGTTTTTGATGGTCATGTCGGCTACATTGGTCCAGAAAGTACCTGCGGGCTGAACGGGGTCAGCGGGGATTACTTCCAACAAAATATTGTTGGAGAGTTTGGTAAAATAGTCGATTGTACCAGACAAGGCCCCGTTGAACAATCCAAAATCAAGCCCTACGTCGGTCTGTGTTGATACTTCCCACTGAATGTTGGGATTGGCCAATCGAGAGTAAGAAGTGCCAGGAGCGTAAGGGCCTGTGGCGTACAAAGGATAGCTGGTGGTTCCTGATACCTGTGAAGTAAACAAAGCTTGGGTAATTTTGGAAGGGATTTCTTGGTTACCCGTTTTTCCCCAACCAGCTCGGAGTTTCAAATCACTAAATGGTAGAGATTTTAGGAACTCTTCCTCCGAAAGTCTCCAACCTAATGAGAACGAAGGGAAAATTCCGTATTTGTTATTAGAACCGAATTTAGAAGAACCGTCGGCCCGCACGGTGGCAGTCATTAAATAGCGGTCTTTGTATTGATAGTTTACCCGCGAGAAGAAAGATTGCAATTCGTTGACCACGGCATAACCGCCCGGTTTGTTGTTGGCCAATGTCAATTCTTGTCCAAGTCCAGGATTATAAATCGGTTCGATGCTCGAAATCGGGAATTTATTGATGCTGTTGCTACGTCCCTGAACAAATATTTTCTGGTATGAATGCCCTACCAACGCCGAGAGACTGTGGTCGGTTTGATTCAACGTATAGGTCAGATAGTTTTCAATCAGCTTGTTGTTGTTGTAAGTATAGATAGTTTCGAGGCGTCCATCTTGTAAGGGCACTGCGTTGGGCAACGACTGTAAATCGCGCACGGAATTGGAGTTGTCGATACCAAAGTTGAGTTTGTAAACTAATCCTTTGATGATGGTAAACGAAGGGGAGATATTACCGATTACCCGGTTGATTTTGGTGATATCTTTTTCCAATTTCAACGTAATCAATGGGTTTACTCCGCTCGCATATCTGAATGGCTCGCCGTTGGTGTC encodes:
- a CDS encoding SusC/RagA family TonB-linked outer membrane protein; translated protein: MNNIYNLRSPKWLVWSLLVGGAMIATPQITSASAPSVVKTTDKTVTGRVTDATTNEPLAGCSVVIKGTQRGTNTDANGNYTLAVPDDKAVLVIGFIGYEKMEIVVGTRNAVDAALKSSASDLAQVVVIGYGSTTKKDMTGSVKSLKTTDFNKGIINSPEQLLQGKVAGVNVTSASGEPGGSQSITIRGPGGVRTGSTPLFVIDGMALDNSSTGGATNPLTFLNPQDIESIDVLKDASATAIYGSRGANGVVLITTKKGKAGFSSLTFSSNVGISTMARALDVFTADEYRKQVPAVGGVLEDLKANTDWQKEVTRTAYTQNHNLSFGGGADKLTYYASLGLQNQEGILKNNQLNRYTGRINVNQKLMNDRLSIDVNLNASYTQNERPPFGAMLGGAISANPTYPAYDTNGEPFRYASGVNPLITLKLEKDITKINRVIGNISPSFTIIKGLVYKLNFGIDNSNSVRDLQSLPNAVPLQDGRLETIYTYNNNKLIENYLTYTLNQTDHSLSALVGHSYQKIFVQGRSNSINKFPISSIEPIYNPGLGQELTLANNKPGGYAVVNELQSFFSRVNYQYKDRYLMTATVRADGSSKFGSNNKYGIFPSFSLGWRLSEEEFLKSLPFSDLKLRAGWGKTGNQEIPSKITQALFTSQVSGTTSYPLYATGPYAPGTSYSRLANPNIQWEVSTQTDVGLDFGLFNGALSGTIDYFTKLSNNILLEVIPADPVQPAGTFWTNVADMTIKNQGLELELNYRHVGTNGLRFDIGGNVTFIKNNVTNSPYSVIPSGSASGSGLTSATINGYINDQPIGTFYLKQFTGFDDKGISTYLDADGDGIVTDKDRVTAGSALPTKQFNFNGSIAYKGLDLVANFNGVSGNKIYDNTANANFYKLRLSKGINTTAEAIAAANESVNNAAPVSTRYLKDGAFFRLNNLSLGYNLNTKALGINKWIAGIRVSATAQNLFVITKYDGYDPEVNTDRTINGISSYGIDYLSYPKAKSLIFGLNVTF